A single genomic interval of Cellvibrio sp. PSBB023 harbors:
- a CDS encoding UvrD-helicase domain-containing protein, protein MNPFQRARDEAHLARAKLEPILAHTTIPAKDLLLKIESILNIAIEQVAPTYPDLGGATAVLDRKQMFIYVSKEIDQWSDRFCGLVAHELGHYFLDAAKPEKTVAHLRTLLGSAGTPAVLKVEAYGARERQELQANVFARELLLPRDLARHLALAGLGPTEIAENLGIPLEFVRQQLLDALLLPDTISSTSRLHDPSSDQVNAARTEARAANVVAGPGTGKTTTLIHRVKYLVEEKRVHPNQILVLTFTNKAAFELVERLRNVGINAASEIWAGTFHSFGLEFLRKYHQYFGLEAELHVSDLMASMTRLVAGLPRVRLNYFLRVEDPYEWLAPVLDGITRLKEELITPAAYRCFVQEHIADDQELQQKRLDVATLFELHEILLAENRAVDFVDLISKPAVALKEDRSPFLELADRFQYVLVDEYQDVTQAMVEMLRQLAYGKSIWVVGDVRQAIHHWRGASLKSLLKFDIEFKAHSGGMDIQRYPLTYNRRSSQEIVDLTKQIGRSHVLEASLPLDEAIATNGRAGEKPVVISCGENDAILGAMFQQIHALQRQGVSYGRQAVLCRRNSDVERAAELLERDGIPVVYIGDLTSRVEVKQLLCLMQLLVERRPKSLVGLCGIPGLSMPLADINILLKAAEDDVAYQRGRWLHSFPPGLSSIGLSVISNLRSLIGNFNHGSNPWTFVCELLLEKRFGLPLAADTSVRAWVKRIALWQFAYGVRNGHGEMKEARLSRYLLRQRLRQRINDVQGQRELPPEAAALDGVRVMSVHGSKGLEFDAVHLGFVNSESYGGQEPGWSPEGILDIVPPEVLGSSLEEYKYESAVERNNLLYVAVSRARRHLYLYQDTQFQNSTAPQLNHFPRMYNAYEYTGPTIKRIKTASVGAFLPQNSMAFEDFYSYAMCSLYYWYSRVLGLQSESEIDASWRARWAVMDALKAYASGASSSAEISLQDAWKARKLPTMEEDPPLWNDANYALTRGKVQVASLWKRGGVFTQPSAVIGGITLQMPWGFTIKGSYGIEYVIVRFSRRGISDLTTILKPLVNGLSLPGPVTVSLHHVLSEKVGEVLGAKRIEQTKSYKAAIRLAAGDNTPTVSHHCSRCDMATICPSSPF, encoded by the coding sequence ATGAATCCATTCCAGCGCGCTCGCGACGAAGCCCATTTAGCTAGAGCGAAGCTGGAGCCAATCCTTGCCCATACCACAATTCCCGCGAAAGATTTACTACTCAAAATTGAATCGATCCTAAACATTGCTATCGAGCAAGTCGCGCCTACTTATCCCGATTTGGGTGGCGCAACCGCCGTACTTGATCGCAAGCAGATGTTCATTTATGTCAGTAAGGAAATTGATCAATGGAGCGACAGGTTCTGTGGACTGGTTGCTCATGAGCTGGGGCATTATTTCCTTGACGCAGCCAAGCCAGAAAAAACTGTAGCTCACCTACGTACTTTGCTCGGGAGTGCTGGGACTCCAGCTGTTCTCAAGGTAGAAGCTTACGGCGCGCGTGAGAGGCAGGAGTTGCAAGCTAATGTTTTTGCCCGAGAGTTACTTTTACCGCGAGACCTTGCACGCCACCTTGCACTAGCAGGATTAGGGCCAACTGAAATCGCAGAGAATCTGGGTATACCGCTAGAGTTCGTCCGTCAGCAGTTGCTTGATGCCTTACTGCTACCCGACACAATATCGTCAACGAGTCGGCTACATGATCCTAGTTCTGATCAAGTGAACGCAGCGCGAACTGAAGCTCGTGCTGCTAACGTTGTGGCTGGCCCGGGGACCGGGAAGACAACAACCCTTATTCACCGAGTGAAATATTTGGTGGAAGAAAAGCGTGTACACCCAAACCAGATTCTCGTATTAACTTTTACTAATAAGGCTGCGTTTGAACTGGTTGAGCGTCTACGAAATGTGGGAATAAATGCTGCCTCTGAAATTTGGGCTGGTACATTTCACTCTTTCGGCCTCGAATTTTTAAGAAAATATCATCAATACTTTGGGTTGGAAGCGGAGCTACATGTTTCTGATCTGATGGCCTCAATGACGCGTCTTGTGGCAGGCTTACCTCGAGTGAGACTCAATTACTTTTTGCGAGTGGAAGATCCATATGAATGGCTTGCTCCCGTCTTAGATGGGATTACTAGGCTTAAGGAAGAGTTGATAACTCCAGCCGCATACAGATGTTTCGTTCAGGAACACATTGCGGACGATCAGGAGTTGCAACAGAAGCGTTTGGATGTAGCAACTCTTTTCGAGTTGCACGAAATATTGCTTGCTGAGAACAGGGCGGTGGACTTTGTTGACCTAATCTCGAAGCCGGCAGTGGCACTCAAAGAAGATCGGTCTCCTTTTTTAGAGTTAGCGGATCGATTTCAGTATGTTTTGGTCGATGAATATCAAGACGTCACGCAAGCAATGGTGGAAATGCTTCGACAGCTCGCATATGGAAAATCCATTTGGGTGGTGGGTGATGTTCGCCAAGCTATTCATCATTGGCGAGGTGCGTCGCTAAAGAGCTTGCTTAAATTTGATATCGAATTTAAGGCTCATTCCGGTGGAATGGACATTCAACGTTATCCGCTGACTTATAACCGGCGCAGTTCTCAAGAAATTGTTGACCTCACTAAGCAGATAGGTCGCAGTCATGTGCTTGAAGCGTCGTTGCCGCTAGATGAGGCAATCGCAACCAATGGTCGGGCTGGCGAAAAGCCCGTCGTAATTAGCTGCGGTGAGAATGACGCAATTTTGGGGGCGATGTTTCAGCAAATTCATGCGCTTCAGAGGCAGGGAGTTTCATATGGACGTCAAGCTGTTCTTTGTCGGCGCAACAGTGACGTAGAGCGTGCTGCTGAGCTACTTGAGCGCGATGGCATTCCTGTCGTATACATTGGTGACCTCACTTCGAGAGTCGAAGTAAAGCAGCTACTATGCCTTATGCAGCTGTTAGTGGAACGCCGCCCTAAGTCATTGGTCGGACTATGCGGAATTCCGGGTTTGAGCATGCCATTGGCCGACATTAATATTTTATTGAAAGCCGCTGAAGACGACGTCGCGTACCAGCGTGGCCGCTGGCTTCACTCATTTCCGCCTGGTTTGAGCTCTATTGGGTTGTCGGTGATTTCGAATCTTAGGAGTCTTATTGGCAATTTTAATCATGGGTCGAACCCTTGGACATTTGTATGTGAACTTCTACTTGAAAAGCGTTTTGGTCTTCCTCTTGCTGCTGATACGAGCGTTCGCGCGTGGGTGAAGCGTATTGCGTTATGGCAATTCGCTTATGGAGTGCGAAACGGTCATGGAGAGATGAAAGAAGCGCGGCTGTCACGTTACCTCCTACGGCAGCGACTGCGTCAGCGGATTAATGACGTGCAGGGACAGCGAGAGCTGCCCCCCGAAGCAGCGGCCCTTGATGGGGTCCGCGTCATGTCTGTGCATGGTAGTAAAGGATTGGAATTTGATGCGGTGCATCTCGGATTTGTTAATTCCGAAAGCTACGGAGGGCAGGAGCCTGGTTGGAGTCCTGAAGGTATTTTGGACATCGTCCCACCTGAAGTGCTTGGCAGTAGCCTTGAAGAGTATAAGTATGAATCGGCAGTAGAGCGTAACAATCTATTATATGTGGCAGTATCAAGGGCAAGGCGACATTTGTATCTTTATCAGGACACTCAATTTCAAAACTCAACGGCACCTCAGCTGAATCATTTCCCAAGAATGTATAACGCTTACGAATACACAGGCCCTACCATTAAACGAATAAAAACAGCCTCAGTAGGTGCATTCTTGCCGCAAAATTCAATGGCGTTTGAGGACTTTTACAGTTACGCGATGTGCTCGCTCTATTACTGGTACTCGCGCGTACTTGGTTTGCAAAGCGAGTCGGAAATTGATGCCTCCTGGCGAGCCAGATGGGCTGTGATGGATGCCTTAAAAGCATATGCATCTGGTGCGTCGAGTTCTGCTGAAATTTCTCTACAGGATGCATGGAAGGCCCGCAAGCTGCCAACTATGGAAGAAGATCCTCCGCTATGGAACGATGCTAATTATGCTCTGACGCGTGGCAAGGTGCAGGTAGCTTCATTATGGAAGCGCGGAGGCGTCTTTACTCAGCCATCAGCCGTTATAGGTGGGATTACATTACAAATGCCGTGGGGATTTACAATCAAAGGTTCTTACGGCATAGAATACGTCATTGTAAGATTTTCTAGGCGTGGCATTTCTGATTTGACCACAATTTTAAAGCCTCTAGTGAATGGTCTCAGTTTGCCTGGGCCAGTTACGGTATCCCTGCACCACGTCTTATCGGAAAAGGTAGGTGAAGTACTTGGTGCTAAGAGAATTGAGCAGACTAAGTCTTATAAGGCGGCGATACGATTGGCTGCGGGCGACAACACTCCTACAGTAAGTCATCATTGTTCGCGGTGTGATATGGCTACCATTTGCCCTTCCTCACCTTTTTGA
- a CDS encoding tyrosine-type recombinase/integrase, whose translation MTLDYKVQQDERSDTRMGTYVEREVELTTIRAYIYNLAKFLSYLEATKATHNTPGMHASSSCSEKVVNFYLNEILSDELTKAASIEAHRSALVAYYNWLDSVGLKSRLSLRTYRTTRQIVAEKSDRQQYIQYVTKSGRNKLLAACTTISEKLMMRMGYEVGLRTAELVGLRLSGKGGLAELFPKLDNAKFDHHDEFSYLLKGKYTKGKTSRWIYLSRDLLLEMRRYVESERAAILKMANRTEDCFFVRRDPGNVGMPIGREQASRVFRKRAMIAGLNKLLSFHDLRHTFATELFHYEITRNFGRETRSESAALIVVAQRLGHKFTKDGHAPATTTRYIRMRLQMLELEL comes from the coding sequence ATGACACTTGACTACAAGGTTCAGCAAGATGAAAGAAGCGACACGCGCATGGGCACATACGTTGAGAGGGAAGTAGAACTCACCACTATTAGAGCGTACATCTATAACTTAGCCAAATTTTTAAGTTATCTCGAAGCAACGAAGGCAACTCACAACACTCCAGGGATGCATGCTTCATCAAGTTGCAGCGAGAAAGTCGTCAATTTCTACCTCAATGAAATCCTTAGCGATGAGCTCACTAAAGCTGCGTCCATTGAAGCTCATCGATCCGCATTAGTTGCATACTACAACTGGCTTGATTCGGTCGGATTAAAATCCCGCTTAAGCTTACGAACTTATCGAACCACACGGCAAATAGTGGCAGAAAAAAGCGATAGGCAACAATACATCCAATATGTAACAAAAAGTGGAAGAAACAAGTTATTAGCGGCCTGCACTACTATTAGCGAAAAGCTGATGATGCGCATGGGTTACGAAGTGGGGTTAAGAACTGCTGAGCTCGTTGGACTACGACTATCGGGCAAAGGAGGATTGGCTGAACTCTTCCCAAAATTGGATAACGCAAAATTCGATCACCACGATGAATTTTCCTACTTATTAAAGGGCAAGTATACAAAAGGGAAAACATCTCGCTGGATTTATCTGAGTCGCGATTTGCTTTTAGAAATGCGACGATATGTGGAGAGTGAGCGTGCGGCAATTTTAAAAATGGCAAATCGTACAGAAGATTGCTTTTTTGTTAGAAGAGATCCTGGGAACGTAGGAATGCCAATTGGGCGCGAACAAGCTTCACGCGTTTTTAGAAAGAGGGCGATGATTGCCGGCCTCAACAAACTGTTAAGTTTTCATGATCTCCGTCACACCTTCGCAACTGAGCTATTCCACTATGAGATTACGCGAAATTTCGGACGGGAGACACGCTCTGAGTCGGCAGCGCTTATTGTTGTTGCTCAACGACTTGGGCATAAATTTACAAAGGACGGCCACGCTCCTGCAACTACTACACGCTACATCCGCATGAGACTTCAAATGCTGGAGCTCGAACTATGA
- a CDS encoding accessory factor UbiK family protein, which produces MLKDLAQRLFEELQQQLPNGSESLPQRELHIALQAALARLDLVTREEFDAQTAVLLRTRQKLEALERQLAQLES; this is translated from the coding sequence ATGCTGAAAGATCTGGCGCAACGCCTGTTTGAAGAACTGCAACAACAACTGCCCAATGGCAGCGAAAGCCTGCCCCAGCGTGAGTTGCACATCGCCTTGCAAGCGGCACTGGCACGCTTGGATCTGGTGACCCGCGAGGAGTTTGATGCCCAAACGGCTGTGCTCTTGCGCACACGGCAGAAACTGGAAGCGCTGGAACGGCAATTGGCGCAGCTTGAATCCTGA
- a CDS encoding P-II family nitrogen regulator: MKLVTAIIKPFKLDVVREALSDIGVHGMTVTEVKGFGRQKGHSELYRGAEYVVDFLPKTKVEIAVSDAETDAVVEAISKAANSSKIGDGKIFVSSLEQVVRIRTGETGDQAL; the protein is encoded by the coding sequence ATGAAATTGGTAACAGCAATCATCAAGCCGTTCAAGCTGGATGTAGTGCGTGAAGCCCTGTCCGATATCGGCGTGCATGGCATGACCGTGACTGAAGTCAAAGGCTTCGGTCGCCAGAAAGGCCATTCAGAGCTTTATCGTGGCGCGGAATACGTAGTCGACTTTTTGCCCAAAACCAAAGTGGAAATTGCCGTTTCAGACGCCGAGACCGATGCAGTGGTTGAAGCGATCAGCAAAGCAGCAAACAGTTCCAAGATTGGCGACGGCAAAATCTTTGTATCCAGTTTGGAGCAGGTGGTGCGTATTCGCACCGGCGAAACCGGCGACCAAGCGTTGTAA
- a CDS encoding ammonium transporter: protein MEENIFHLQYALDTFYFLICGALVMWMAAGFAMLESGLVRAKNTTEILTKNVVLYATACTMYLICGYAIMYDNTFFLTGIADVNVDETLKSFAEREDGFTGGSIYSGASDFFFQVVFAATCMSIVSGAVAERMKLWAFLLFAVVMTGFIYPLEGSWTWGGKDVFGFFSLGDAGFKDFAGSGIVHMAGAAAALAGVLLLGARKGKYGPNGEINAITGANLPLATLGMLILWMGWFGFNGGSVLKLGDIANANSVAMVFLNTNAAAAGGLLGALVVARLLFGKADLTMILNGALAGLVAITASPDTPSALASVIIGVVAGVLVVFSILGLDKLRIDDPVGAISVHGAAGLFGLLVVPFTAEGTTFLGQLIGAATIFIWVFVASLVVWYVIKLVMGIRVSEEDEFEGVDIAECGMEAYPEFTRSK, encoded by the coding sequence ATGGAAGAGAATATTTTTCACCTCCAGTACGCGCTGGACACCTTTTACTTCTTGATATGCGGTGCTCTGGTGATGTGGATGGCGGCGGGTTTCGCCATGCTCGAATCAGGTTTGGTGCGCGCTAAAAACACCACCGAGATTCTGACCAAAAACGTCGTGCTCTATGCAACAGCCTGTACCATGTACTTGATCTGTGGTTACGCCATCATGTACGACAACACCTTCTTCCTGACTGGCATCGCGGATGTGAATGTCGACGAAACCCTGAAAAGTTTCGCAGAGCGCGAAGACGGTTTCACCGGCGGTTCAATCTATTCCGGTGCATCTGACTTCTTCTTCCAGGTAGTGTTTGCAGCGACCTGTATGTCGATCGTTTCCGGTGCCGTGGCTGAGCGTATGAAATTGTGGGCATTCCTGTTGTTCGCCGTCGTTATGACTGGTTTCATCTACCCACTGGAAGGCTCATGGACTTGGGGTGGCAAAGATGTGTTTGGTTTCTTCAGTCTGGGCGATGCTGGCTTTAAAGACTTTGCTGGTTCAGGCATTGTGCACATGGCAGGTGCGGCGGCTGCTCTTGCGGGTGTGCTGTTGCTGGGTGCGCGTAAAGGCAAATACGGCCCGAACGGCGAAATCAACGCTATTACCGGTGCAAACCTGCCATTGGCAACACTGGGTATGTTGATTCTGTGGATGGGTTGGTTCGGCTTCAACGGTGGTTCGGTATTGAAACTGGGCGATATCGCCAATGCCAATTCTGTTGCTATGGTATTCCTCAATACCAACGCGGCTGCTGCTGGTGGTTTGTTGGGTGCGCTGGTTGTGGCTCGCTTGTTGTTCGGCAAGGCTGACTTGACCATGATCCTCAACGGTGCCCTGGCCGGTCTGGTTGCTATCACTGCAAGCCCTGATACCCCGAGCGCCTTGGCTTCTGTAATTATCGGTGTGGTTGCCGGTGTGTTGGTGGTGTTCTCCATCCTCGGTCTGGACAAACTGCGTATTGATGACCCGGTAGGTGCGATTTCTGTTCACGGTGCTGCTGGTCTGTTTGGTCTGTTGGTGGTTCCATTCACTGCCGAAGGCACCACGTTCCTTGGCCAGTTGATCGGTGCAGCCACCATCTTTATCTGGGTATTCGTAGCCAGTCTGGTAGTGTGGTATGTGATTAAACTGGTGATGGGCATCCGCGTATCTGAAGAAGACGAGTTTGAAGGTGTGGACATTGCCGAGTGCGGCATGGAAGCATACCCTGAGTTTACTCGTAGCAAATAA
- a CDS encoding P-II family nitrogen regulator — protein sequence MKLITAVVKPFKLDDVRTALSDVGVQGMTVTEVKGFGRQKGHTELYRGAEYVVDFLPKVKIELAVDDSMVEQAVEAITKAAQTGKIGDGKIFIAPLDEIIRIRTGETGSDAV from the coding sequence ATGAAATTGATTACAGCTGTCGTAAAACCTTTTAAGCTCGACGACGTGCGCACTGCATTGTCCGACGTGGGCGTGCAGGGTATGACGGTCACCGAAGTAAAAGGCTTTGGCCGTCAAAAAGGCCACACTGAACTTTACCGCGGTGCTGAATATGTGGTGGATTTTCTACCAAAAGTAAAAATCGAATTGGCCGTAGACGATTCCATGGTTGAGCAAGCGGTAGAAGCCATTACCAAAGCAGCACAAACCGGAAAAATCGGCGATGGTAAAATCTTTATCGCACCACTGGATGAGATTATTCGCATTCGTACCGGTGAAACGGGTTCAGACGCTGTTTAA
- the potA gene encoding spermidine/putrescine ABC transporter ATP-binding protein PotA — protein sequence MNDPRPLLILNNLSKTYGSNRVLDNFDLTIFDGEFFTLLGPSGCGKTTVLRMIAGLEDTDTGVITLDGQDIGVMPAEKRPINTVFQSYALFPHMTVFDNVAFGLRMSGVAKDEIKPRVTEALEMVRLGDFAERKPAQLSGGQQQRVAIARAVVNRPKLLLLDESLSALDYKLRQQMQIELKRLQRKLGITFVYVTHDQEEALSMSDRVVVMNKGKVQQLGTPREIYEQPANLFVAKFIGEINQLDGVIVEVDGNHEYEVKVEGLKWRLHAEHNFKVGDKVNVLLRPEDVRVEYIDDPHPDQYLVGTVVERNYKGKTLDSLIRLPSGIEVIASEFFDEDDPSFDYSLNQKVAIKWVPGWEVVLPYEV from the coding sequence GTGAATGATCCGCGCCCCCTGCTGATTCTCAATAATCTGTCTAAGACCTATGGCAGTAATCGGGTTCTCGATAACTTCGATCTCACTATTTTTGACGGCGAGTTTTTTACGCTGCTAGGTCCTTCTGGCTGCGGTAAAACCACCGTGCTGCGCATGATCGCCGGTCTTGAAGATACAGACACAGGTGTGATCACGCTGGATGGGCAGGATATTGGTGTAATGCCTGCTGAAAAACGCCCCATCAATACCGTGTTCCAGAGTTATGCATTATTCCCCCACATGACGGTATTCGATAATGTCGCTTTTGGTTTGCGCATGAGCGGCGTTGCCAAAGACGAAATCAAACCCCGTGTTACTGAAGCGCTGGAAATGGTGCGCCTGGGGGATTTTGCCGAGCGTAAACCGGCGCAACTGTCCGGTGGCCAGCAACAGCGTGTGGCTATTGCGCGCGCGGTGGTGAATCGCCCCAAATTATTGCTGCTGGATGAATCCCTCTCTGCGCTGGACTACAAATTGCGCCAGCAGATGCAAATCGAACTCAAGCGCTTGCAGCGTAAGCTCGGCATTACCTTTGTGTACGTGACCCACGATCAGGAAGAGGCCTTGTCCATGTCTGATCGCGTTGTGGTCATGAACAAGGGCAAGGTGCAGCAATTGGGCACACCGCGTGAAATTTATGAGCAGCCAGCCAATTTATTTGTGGCCAAATTCATTGGTGAAATTAATCAGCTTGATGGTGTCATCGTCGAAGTCGATGGCAACCATGAATACGAAGTAAAAGTAGAAGGCTTGAAGTGGCGCTTGCACGCTGAGCATAACTTCAAGGTGGGCGACAAAGTGAATGTCTTGTTGCGCCCGGAAGATGTGCGCGTGGAATACATCGACGACCCGCACCCCGACCAGTATTTGGTTGGCACTGTGGTTGAACGCAACTACAAGGGTAAAACCCTGGATTCCCTGATTCGCCTGCCCTCCGGCATTGAAGTGATCGCCAGTGAATTCTTCGATGAAGATGATCCCTCATTCGACTACAGCTTGAACCAGAAGGTAGCCATTAAATGGGTGCCAGGTTGGGAAGTGGTGTTGCCTTATGAAGTCTAG